The following are encoded together in the Hemicordylus capensis ecotype Gifberg chromosome 4, rHemCap1.1.pri, whole genome shotgun sequence genome:
- the RNMT gene encoding mRNA cap guanine-N7 methyltransferase isoform X1 — protein sequence MAEVLESAKRKRRRVEEADSAVPKDSKTLTEKIADVIDATGIEFPEDEKNATKEASRETSADSKIEPFVTVEDDRMKLSKELCGTAEKGEVSVPEKRRPEKRRHEPSSEDDPAKKAADVIDATGIEFPEDEKNATKEASRETSADSKIEPSVTVEDDRMKLSKELCGTAEKGEASVPEKRRPEKRRHGPSSEDDPAKKAHTETVAAHYNKLEEVGLEQRSMSRIFYLRNFNNWIKSVLIGEFLDKVRQRKQNITVLDLGCGKGGDLLKWRKGRISRLVCTDIADISVQQCKQRYMDMRNRGRQNERIFSAEFITTDSTKELLSKKYNDRNMCFDICSCQFVYHYSFETYEQADMMLKNACERLCHGGYFIGTTPDSYELVKRLEASQTDSFGNEIYTVKFEKKGVYPLFGCKYDFNLEGVVNVPEFLVFFPLLVEMAKKYGMKLIYKKTFREFYEEKIKNEEHKMLLKQMQALEVYPADENSRLVSNKKDDYEHAETFKNDGKAKLPLGTLSKSEWEATSIYLIFAFEKQQ from the exons GCTGAGGTACTAGAGAGTGcaaagaggaaaaggaggagggttGAAGAAGCAGATAGTGCAGTTCCTAAAGACTCAAAGACTCTTACAGAGAAAATT GCTGATGTTATAGATGCAACCGGTATTGAATTTCCAGAAGATGAGAAGAATGCGACTAAAGAAGCAAGTAGAGAAACTTCTGCAGACTCAAAGATAGAGCCATTTGTTACTGTGGAGGATGATAGAATGAAATTAAGTAAAGAACTATGCGGTACAGCTGAAAAGGGAGAGGTCAGTGTTCCTGAGAAAAGAAGACCAGAAAAGAGAAGACATGAACCCAGTTCTGAAGATGACCCTGCAAAGAAAGCA GCTGATGTTATagatgcaactggtattgaattTCCAGAGGATGAGAAGAATGCGACTAAAGAAGCAAGTAGAGAAACTTCTGCAGACTCAAAGATAGAGCCATCTGTTACTGTGGAGGATGATAGAATGAAATTAAGTAAAGAACTGTGCGGTACAGCTGAAAAGGGAGAGGCCAGTGTTCCTGAGAAAAGAAGACCAGAAAAGAGAAGACATGGACCCAGTTCTGAAGATGACCCTGCAAAGAAAGCG CATACGGAAACTGTAGCAGCCCATTATAATAAACTTGAAGAGGTTGGTTTGGAACAACGGAGTATGAGTCGCATTTTCTATCTTCGAAACTTTAACAACTGGATAAAGAGTGTTCTCATTG GTGAATTTCTAGACAAGGTACgacagagaaaacaaaacattacagTTCTAGACCTGGGATGTGGCAAAGGTGGGGAtttattgaaatggagaaaaggcaGAATCAGTAGACTAGTGTGTACAG atatTGCTGATATTTCCGTACAACAGTGCAAACAGCGCTACATGGATATGAGAAACCGTGGCCGTCAGAATGAAAGAATTTTCAGTGCAGAATTTATAACTACTGACAGCACCAAG GAACTTCTATCTAAAAAGTACAATGATCGAAACATGTGTTTTGACATCTGCAGCTGTCAGTTTGTGTACCATTATTCCTTTGAGACGTATGAACAAGCTGATATGATGCTTAAAAATGCTTGTGAAAGGCTTTGCCATGGAGGATATTTCATTGGGACAACTCCAGATAGCTATGAGCTTGT AAAACGCCTTGAAGCTTCACAAACAGATTCATTTGGGAATGAAATATACACAGTAAAGTTTGAGAAGAAGGGAGTATATCCCTTGTTTGGCTGCAAGTATGATTTTAACTTGGAAGGAGTAGTTAATGTCCCGGAGTTCCTGGTCTTTTTTCCATTGCTAGTAGA AATGGCAAAGAAGTATGGCATGAAACTTATCTACAAAAAGACTTTTCGGGAGTTTTATGAAGAAAAAATTAAGAATGAGGAACATAAAATGCTTTTGAAGCAAATGCAGGCATTGGAG GTATATCCTGCTGATGAAAATTCCAGGCTGGTCTCAAATAAAAAAGACGACTATGAGCATGCAGAAACTTTTAAGAATGATGGAAAAGCAAAGCTACCTCTT GGAACATTGAGTAAATCTGAATGGGAAGCAACAA GCATATACTTGATTTTTGCGTTTgaaaagcagcagtga
- the RNMT gene encoding mRNA cap guanine-N7 methyltransferase isoform X2 yields MAEADVIDATGIEFPEDEKNATKEASRETSADSKIEPFVTVEDDRMKLSKELCGTAEKGEVSVPEKRRPEKRRHEPSSEDDPAKKAADVIDATGIEFPEDEKNATKEASRETSADSKIEPSVTVEDDRMKLSKELCGTAEKGEASVPEKRRPEKRRHGPSSEDDPAKKAHTETVAAHYNKLEEVGLEQRSMSRIFYLRNFNNWIKSVLIGEFLDKVRQRKQNITVLDLGCGKGGDLLKWRKGRISRLVCTDIADISVQQCKQRYMDMRNRGRQNERIFSAEFITTDSTKELLSKKYNDRNMCFDICSCQFVYHYSFETYEQADMMLKNACERLCHGGYFIGTTPDSYELVKRLEASQTDSFGNEIYTVKFEKKGVYPLFGCKYDFNLEGVVNVPEFLVFFPLLVEMAKKYGMKLIYKKTFREFYEEKIKNEEHKMLLKQMQALEVYPADENSRLVSNKKDDYEHAETFKNDGKAKLPLGTLSKSEWEATSIYLIFAFEKQQ; encoded by the exons GCTGAG GCTGATGTTATAGATGCAACCGGTATTGAATTTCCAGAAGATGAGAAGAATGCGACTAAAGAAGCAAGTAGAGAAACTTCTGCAGACTCAAAGATAGAGCCATTTGTTACTGTGGAGGATGATAGAATGAAATTAAGTAAAGAACTATGCGGTACAGCTGAAAAGGGAGAGGTCAGTGTTCCTGAGAAAAGAAGACCAGAAAAGAGAAGACATGAACCCAGTTCTGAAGATGACCCTGCAAAGAAAGCA GCTGATGTTATagatgcaactggtattgaattTCCAGAGGATGAGAAGAATGCGACTAAAGAAGCAAGTAGAGAAACTTCTGCAGACTCAAAGATAGAGCCATCTGTTACTGTGGAGGATGATAGAATGAAATTAAGTAAAGAACTGTGCGGTACAGCTGAAAAGGGAGAGGCCAGTGTTCCTGAGAAAAGAAGACCAGAAAAGAGAAGACATGGACCCAGTTCTGAAGATGACCCTGCAAAGAAAGCG CATACGGAAACTGTAGCAGCCCATTATAATAAACTTGAAGAGGTTGGTTTGGAACAACGGAGTATGAGTCGCATTTTCTATCTTCGAAACTTTAACAACTGGATAAAGAGTGTTCTCATTG GTGAATTTCTAGACAAGGTACgacagagaaaacaaaacattacagTTCTAGACCTGGGATGTGGCAAAGGTGGGGAtttattgaaatggagaaaaggcaGAATCAGTAGACTAGTGTGTACAG atatTGCTGATATTTCCGTACAACAGTGCAAACAGCGCTACATGGATATGAGAAACCGTGGCCGTCAGAATGAAAGAATTTTCAGTGCAGAATTTATAACTACTGACAGCACCAAG GAACTTCTATCTAAAAAGTACAATGATCGAAACATGTGTTTTGACATCTGCAGCTGTCAGTTTGTGTACCATTATTCCTTTGAGACGTATGAACAAGCTGATATGATGCTTAAAAATGCTTGTGAAAGGCTTTGCCATGGAGGATATTTCATTGGGACAACTCCAGATAGCTATGAGCTTGT AAAACGCCTTGAAGCTTCACAAACAGATTCATTTGGGAATGAAATATACACAGTAAAGTTTGAGAAGAAGGGAGTATATCCCTTGTTTGGCTGCAAGTATGATTTTAACTTGGAAGGAGTAGTTAATGTCCCGGAGTTCCTGGTCTTTTTTCCATTGCTAGTAGA AATGGCAAAGAAGTATGGCATGAAACTTATCTACAAAAAGACTTTTCGGGAGTTTTATGAAGAAAAAATTAAGAATGAGGAACATAAAATGCTTTTGAAGCAAATGCAGGCATTGGAG GTATATCCTGCTGATGAAAATTCCAGGCTGGTCTCAAATAAAAAAGACGACTATGAGCATGCAGAAACTTTTAAGAATGATGGAAAAGCAAAGCTACCTCTT GGAACATTGAGTAAATCTGAATGGGAAGCAACAA GCATATACTTGATTTTTGCGTTTgaaaagcagcagtga
- the RNMT gene encoding mRNA cap guanine-N7 methyltransferase isoform X3, with protein sequence MKLSKELCGTAEKGEVSVPEKRRPEKRRHEPSSEDDPAKKAADVIDATGIEFPEDEKNATKEASRETSADSKIEPSVTVEDDRMKLSKELCGTAEKGEASVPEKRRPEKRRHGPSSEDDPAKKAHTETVAAHYNKLEEVGLEQRSMSRIFYLRNFNNWIKSVLIGEFLDKVRQRKQNITVLDLGCGKGGDLLKWRKGRISRLVCTDIADISVQQCKQRYMDMRNRGRQNERIFSAEFITTDSTKELLSKKYNDRNMCFDICSCQFVYHYSFETYEQADMMLKNACERLCHGGYFIGTTPDSYELVKRLEASQTDSFGNEIYTVKFEKKGVYPLFGCKYDFNLEGVVNVPEFLVFFPLLVEMAKKYGMKLIYKKTFREFYEEKIKNEEHKMLLKQMQALEVYPADENSRLVSNKKDDYEHAETFKNDGKAKLPLGTLSKSEWEATSIYLIFAFEKQQ encoded by the exons ATGAAATTAAGTAAAGAACTATGCGGTACAGCTGAAAAGGGAGAGGTCAGTGTTCCTGAGAAAAGAAGACCAGAAAAGAGAAGACATGAACCCAGTTCTGAAGATGACCCTGCAAAGAAAGCA GCTGATGTTATagatgcaactggtattgaattTCCAGAGGATGAGAAGAATGCGACTAAAGAAGCAAGTAGAGAAACTTCTGCAGACTCAAAGATAGAGCCATCTGTTACTGTGGAGGATGATAGAATGAAATTAAGTAAAGAACTGTGCGGTACAGCTGAAAAGGGAGAGGCCAGTGTTCCTGAGAAAAGAAGACCAGAAAAGAGAAGACATGGACCCAGTTCTGAAGATGACCCTGCAAAGAAAGCG CATACGGAAACTGTAGCAGCCCATTATAATAAACTTGAAGAGGTTGGTTTGGAACAACGGAGTATGAGTCGCATTTTCTATCTTCGAAACTTTAACAACTGGATAAAGAGTGTTCTCATTG GTGAATTTCTAGACAAGGTACgacagagaaaacaaaacattacagTTCTAGACCTGGGATGTGGCAAAGGTGGGGAtttattgaaatggagaaaaggcaGAATCAGTAGACTAGTGTGTACAG atatTGCTGATATTTCCGTACAACAGTGCAAACAGCGCTACATGGATATGAGAAACCGTGGCCGTCAGAATGAAAGAATTTTCAGTGCAGAATTTATAACTACTGACAGCACCAAG GAACTTCTATCTAAAAAGTACAATGATCGAAACATGTGTTTTGACATCTGCAGCTGTCAGTTTGTGTACCATTATTCCTTTGAGACGTATGAACAAGCTGATATGATGCTTAAAAATGCTTGTGAAAGGCTTTGCCATGGAGGATATTTCATTGGGACAACTCCAGATAGCTATGAGCTTGT AAAACGCCTTGAAGCTTCACAAACAGATTCATTTGGGAATGAAATATACACAGTAAAGTTTGAGAAGAAGGGAGTATATCCCTTGTTTGGCTGCAAGTATGATTTTAACTTGGAAGGAGTAGTTAATGTCCCGGAGTTCCTGGTCTTTTTTCCATTGCTAGTAGA AATGGCAAAGAAGTATGGCATGAAACTTATCTACAAAAAGACTTTTCGGGAGTTTTATGAAGAAAAAATTAAGAATGAGGAACATAAAATGCTTTTGAAGCAAATGCAGGCATTGGAG GTATATCCTGCTGATGAAAATTCCAGGCTGGTCTCAAATAAAAAAGACGACTATGAGCATGCAGAAACTTTTAAGAATGATGGAAAAGCAAAGCTACCTCTT GGAACATTGAGTAAATCTGAATGGGAAGCAACAA GCATATACTTGATTTTTGCGTTTgaaaagcagcagtga